TTTATATGACTTGAAAGGATTTTTAATTGACTGTAACCAATCTTTTGAAGACTTGGTAGGTTACACTCGAGTGGATTTAGTTGGTAAATGTTTTTTGCAGCTAAAACTATTACCTCTTATCCAAAGAGCCAGAGCTAAGATTATTCTGGATAAAAATGCGGCAGGCATGATCAGTGGCCCGGATGAATTTGAATTCATAACTAAAAATGGGGAACTGATTAATGTTGAACTTAAAAATTCTTTAGTTGACATAAAAAATCGAAAATTAGTTCTGGTAACTGTAAGGGATGTTGAAAAGCATTTAAAGAAAGAAAAAGAGCTGGAAAGTCGCACTGAAGCTCGAGAAAAAATGATTGAGGAACTTTACCGGCAAATTGAAAAAAATTTGCAGATTGTAACCAGCCTTATGAATCTCCAAAAAGCTCACATGAGGGACGATAAGGATGCTGAACTTCTTCAAGATACCCATAATCGTGTTAAATCTATTAGAAAAGCTTATTCAATCTCCAGAGCTTACTCGTATTAATTTTGCAGAATATTCTAAAAGTATTCTTTCTGGCCTTTTAAGTACCTATGCTCCTGAACCAGGTAATATAAGTCTTAATGTTGAACTAGAAGATACTTTCATGGATATGGGTACCTCTATTCCTTTGGGCATGATTTTAACTGAGCTAGTTTCTAATAGTTTTAGACATGCCTTTAAGCCAGATATAATGGGTGAAATAAAAATTATTTTTAAAAATTATCCAGATTACTATGTTTTAAGGGTTCAGGATAATGGTGATGGATTTCCAGATGATGTTAATTTTGATAGAACACATTCGCTGGGCCTGCAACTGGTTAAAAGTTTAGTAAATCAGATAGAGGGTAATATGAAAAGAAAACTGTCTGGTGGTACTTGTTTTTCAATAGAAGTCCCTAAATTGGGAAGTCTAGATCTGGACCGAATTTATGAATGATTTTTTTTATTCTATTTTATTTTTACTTATTTTAAATTATTATTATTATTTCCAATAATTGATTATAACAAGGCACTTATTTTGTAACTTCATTTGTATAGGTTTAATTAATTAATTAATTATTCAAAGCTCTCTAAATTTTATAAAGTCAGATTATTTCTATAAAATCAAATAGAAAAATATATAATAATTCTGTTACTACATCAAACTCGGTGATAATCATGGAAATAAATGGTGTGGAAATAGAAGACACTTTTGCAGAAGCATTTGGAATACAAGTTTCACGATTGCTGGTAACAGCAGCAACAAAAAAACTGGCTAAAATAGCCGCTACTGAAGCTACTGGATACGGAACATCTGTTATCGGATGCCCGGCGGAAGCAGGTATTGATTGTTATGTACCTCCATCAGAAACCCCTGATGGCCGGCCAGGATATATAATCATGATCTGTAACATGAACAAGGGAAAACTTGATCATGAATTATTAGAGCGTGTAGGAATGTGTATTCTTACTGCGGCTACAACTGCAGTCTTTGATGCTCTTGATGATGAGGATGAAAAACTAAAAACCGGTCAAAAACTGAAATTCTTCGGGGACGGTTATGAGAAAAAATTGGAACTTGATGGAAGAACCATATTTTCTATCCCGCTCATGTCTGGAGACTTCTTAATTGAAGGAGAATTAGGAATTAAATCGGGTGTAGCTGGAGGAAACCTCATAATACTTGCTGATAGTCAAGCAGCAGGTTTACTCGCTGCAGAAGTTGCAGTAGATGCTATTGAAAATGTCCCAGGTACCATTACTCCATTCCCTGGAGGAATTGTAGCCTCTGGTTCTAAAGTAGGATCCAACAAATACAAATTCTTAGGTGCTTCTACCAACGAAAAAATGTGCGTAACTCTAAAAGACGAAGTGGAAGATACTCAAATCCCTGCTGATGTCAATGGTGTTTACGAAATCGTTATTGATGGTGTAGATGAAGAATCTGTTAAAGCAGCAACTAAAGCCGCTGTTGAAGCCGCAGTTAAAGTTTCTGGTGTTTTAAAAATCAGTGCTGTAAACTTTGGTGGAGACCTGGGTGCTTACAAAATAGCTTTACATGATTTATTCTAAAAAGGGAGTTAATAACTCCATTTTTTTTTAAATCATTTTTTTTGAATTAAATTCGAGGATTTTTATTTTCAATTATTTTTATTAATTAAATTAAAAAATAGATTATTTAAAAAAATTTAAATATTATTTATTATTATTCAATACAGAACTGCCTTACATTTTCTTTTTCTACAATTTCCCATATTTCATCTTCAGAAAGGTTGATTCCTAATAAAATGTCTTTTTTATTAAGTTTCTTTTCTATTTTCTTTATAATTTTTTCTTCAGGGGCAGCCACGGTGTGGCTATGAATGCGGCGAGATATTTCATAGAGTGCAGTTAGTGATCGACGGGCATCTGGTCGTTTTAGTTCTTCTTCACAATTTTTAAGGTCGGTCTGATTTTTAATATTTAAATTACGACTCACAACCTGCTTAACTCCGGGTAAGTAATGTTTTGCATCTAATATGCGGCCACCGGCGCCAATAATTATTTCTTTATCGTCTAGATTTCCTACATCATGTTTAACCAGAATTTGAACTACGCGGCCTGTTTTTTGAATCAAGTCTTTAATTTCTTTTGGAGTCATGTTAACTCCCAACAAGAATCCTTTTTTACTTAATTCATTTTCCACATGCTTTAAACTTTTGGTATCAGGTCCAGAAATTCTATGGGTGTGAATTCCTCCGCCGGAAAGAGTATAAATTCTATCCAAGGATTCTAATCTTTCAGAATTTTTTTCTAAGTTATCCAAGAATTTTTTAACTTCTTCAATATCTGAAATGCCAATTTTACGGCGTAAAGGTTCTCCAAAACCACTGAAATAGTATTCTATGTCTTCTAATGTGCATCCGTGTTTCAAAATTACTTCAGCCTCTTCCATAATGTCTAAAACACCATGATTTTCCACAATAACCATTTCTGGTTTTATAATAACTTCTACCAGTCTCCCATATTTGCGAGCAACGTCTTTAATCTCTTCAGGTTCTAAATTAACGCCTAAAAGAAGCCCTTCTTTTTTTAATTCCTCAGCTAACTTTTCCAGGGTTTCTTTATCAGGCCCAGAAATCCAATGGGAATGTATTCCTCCTACAGACTCATATATTCTTTCTAAGGAGTTTTTACGATTAATATCATTATCTAAACTATCTAAAAATTTATTTATTTGACTTATTTTAGAAACCCCAACTTTTCGAATCAAGGGCTCTTTAAATTCAGGTAAATGGTATTCTATGTCTTCTAGTGTGCATCCATATTTAATTATTATTTCAGATTCCTTTCTGATGTCATCTACTTCATGCATCATAGTAATCTTCATCATGGTGGGTTCAATAGCTGCAAAGTAAATATCTTCTCCGCCACTGGTTTCTGGTGATATTACTCTGTCTGCTCCTGAGCGATAAAGACGTTTAATGTTTTCTCTTTTACTGGCCCGGGCTACAATCCATATTTCGGGGTGTATTTCTCGAGATGTCAAGGTGATGAAAAGATTATCAACATCTTCCCCGGTGGTAATTATAACTCCCCTAGCCCTACTAATGCCTGCTTCTTTCAGGACACTTTCGTCAGTAGCATCTCCGGGTATGGCCAGTATATTAGGGTCTTCCCAAAGTTCTTTTTCCACTAAATCCCGGTTTCTTTCAATAATTATGGCTTTTTGATTCCTTTCTTTCAATTCTTTAAAAACTGCTGCTCCAACTCTTCCATATCCACAAAGAACAAAGTGTTTTTCCATGGAAGTCATCTTTCTTCGTATTCTGGAGCCAGAAGTAATATCTTCTACTGTCATGGTTACCACCGATATACTAAGGCTGAAAACATAAGCAATAAGTCCTACCCCTGCCAAAGCCAGGCTAACTGCAAAAAGTTTCTGTGTGGCTGTTTTGGGGATAATATCTCCGTATCCCACTGTAGCAACGGTTATAATTGTAAAATAAATAG
This genomic window from Methanobacteriales archaeon HGW-Methanobacteriales-1 contains:
- the fhcD gene encoding formylmethanofuran--tetrahydromethanopterin N-formyltransferase; this translates as MEINGVEIEDTFAEAFGIQVSRLLVTAATKKLAKIAATEATGYGTSVIGCPAEAGIDCYVPPSETPDGRPGYIIMICNMNKGKLDHELLERVGMCILTAATTAVFDALDDEDEKLKTGQKLKFFGDGYEKKLELDGRTIFSIPLMSGDFLIEGELGIKSGVAGGNLIILADSQAAGLLAAEVAVDAIENVPGTITPFPGGIVASGSKVGSNKYKFLGASTNEKMCVTLKDEVEDTQIPADVNGVYEIVIDGVDEESVKAATKAAVEAAVKVSGVLKISAVNFGGDLGAYKIALHDLF